The following coding sequences are from one Syngnathus acus chromosome 14, fSynAcu1.2, whole genome shotgun sequence window:
- the ubl3a gene encoding ubiquitin-like protein 3a, producing the protein MTSSTPEDMINLRLILVSGKTKEFLFSPDDSAADIAKHVYDNWPMDWEQEQVSSPNILRLIYQGRFLHGNVTLGGLKLPVGRTTVMHLVARETLPEPNSQGQRNREKSGERNCCVIL; encoded by the exons ATGACGTCCAGCACGCCAGAAGATATG ATTAACCTGCGACTGATCCTGGTCAGCGGCAAGACCAAAGAATTCCTCTTCTCTCCTGACGACTCCGCCGCCGACATCGCCAAACATGTTTATGACAACTGGCCAATGG ACTGGGAGCAAGAGCAAGTCAGCAGTCCCAACATCCTCAGGCTCATCTACCAGGGACGCTTCCTGCACGGCAACGTCACGCTAGGAG GACTGAAGCTTCCCGTGGGCAGGACCACCGTCATGCACTTGGTGGCCCGAGAGACGCTGCCCGAGCCCAACTCGCAAG GTCAGAGGAACCGTGAGAAGAGCGGGGAGCGCAACTGCTGTGTCATCCTGTGA